The following coding sequences lie in one Anguilla rostrata isolate EN2019 chromosome 8, ASM1855537v3, whole genome shotgun sequence genomic window:
- the LOC135260731 gene encoding anion exchange protein 2-like isoform X4, protein MSHAQEPSDLSAATASVVHAPEPVPVSPPPRVAGREEEEERDLNKALGVERFQQILHPAPRGPAEQHRVYNEEDFEYHRHSSHHIHHPLSKHLAPDGRKKKGNKKKKGAGRRRGSASSSAATIEEDEEEDEAEEESCSQHDGEGHPTTPTPDTDTDTQTGEVQFFVSEDDHSSSSASKSGTRTPPRRLDIVPESALRKDSIPEDATPTDEPEPAPSHHKDSNGLSSPAPGPAPAPVPAPPASPRSLASASPPARGSASSVSKLGLAGRSYDLQERRRTGNMTGAELARYQRIPTDESEAQTLASADLDGIKSHRFEDVPGVRRHLVRKSTKGQVVHISKDHKEPSTRSRKLDRTPHEPPASFRSSSSSSSPGRMVLLDFTGRLARRQKVFVELNELIMDKNQEMQWRETARWIKFEEDVEEETDRWGKPHVASLSFRSLLELRKTISHGAVLLDLDQKSLPGIAHQVVEQMIISDQIKAEDRANVLRALLLKHSHPSDEKDHGSGFPRNISAASLGSLMVHHHSANHIAQTEPSVTDPLMGTGGGIGSETDARIDMEKNEKEMPPVLGMHRSKSKHELKLLEKIPENAEATVVLVGSVDFLDQPTMAFVRLQEAVLLESVLEVPVPVRFIFVLLGPPSTSMDYHQIGRSISTLMSDKHFHEAAYLADDRQDLLNAINSFLDCSIVLPPSEVGGEELLRSVARFQREMLRKREEQEVKLLAKEPKSPEDKALLAPFKPGDDPLKRTGRPFGGVIRDARRRYPKYLSDFKDAMNAQCMAAVIFIYFAALSPAITFGGLLGEKTDGLIGVSELIIATALQGVIFSIIGANPMLIVGFSGPVLVFEEAFFSFCTANGMEYLTGRVWIGFWLIIIVVLMVAFEGSFLVCYVSRFTQEIFAFLISLIFIYETFSKLGKIFQEHPLQRCSLDNGTADNNTGIPLPGNGTDAGPPAKVRGEPNTALLSLVLMSGTFFIAFYLRKFKNSAFFPGRIRRVIGDFGVPIAILIMVLVDYSIRDIYSQKLSVPSGFSVTSPEKRGWVINPLGSDGQFPIWMMAASILPALLVFILIFMETQITSLIVSKKERMLVKGTGFHLDLMIIVTVGGISSLFGLPWLAAATVRSVTHVNALTVMSKAVAPGDKPRIQEVKEQRVTGLLVAILVGLSIVIGDLLRQIPLAVLFGIFLYMGVMSLNGIQLTERMLLLLMPPKYHPDHTYVRKVRTLRMHLFTGIQMVCLAVLWAVMSTVASLAFPFVLILTVPIKMFLMQRIFTPREMQCLDADDAEPTFDEKEGQDEYTEMHMPV, encoded by the exons ccggAGCCGGTGCCGGTGTCCCCGCCCCCGCGCGTCGCCGggcgtgaggaagaggaggagcgagACCTGAACAAGGCCCTCGGGGTGGAGCGCTTCCAGCAGATCctgcaccccgccccccgcgggCCCGCCGAGCAGCACCGCGTCTACAACGAGGAGGACTTTGAGT ACCACCGGCACTCCTCCCACCACATCCACCACCCGCTGTCCAAGCACCTGGCCCCCGACGGGCGCAAGAAGAAGGgcaacaagaagaagaagggggcggggcggaggaggggctCGGCCAGCAGCAGCGCCGCCACCatcgaggaggacgaggaggaggacgaggctGAGGAAGAGTCCTGCAGCCAGCACGACGGGGAGGGGCACCCGACCACGCCCACGCCCGACACCGACACCGACACTCAGACCGGGGAGGTGCAG TTCTTTGTTTCAGAAGACGACCACTCTTCCTCCTCAGCCAGTAAGTCTGGCACCCGCACACCCCCACGCCGCCTGGACATCGTGCCTGAATCGGCCCTGAGAAAGGACAGCATCCCAGAAGATGCCACACCCACAGA CGAGCCAGAGCCGGCGCCGTCCCACCACAAGGACAGCAACGGGCTGTCCagcccggcccccggccccgcccccgcccccgtcccggcGCCGCCTGCCTCCCCGCGCTCCCTGGCCTCGgccagcccccccgcccgcggCTCGGCCTCCTCCGTCTCCAAACTCGGGCTGGCGGGGCGCAGCTACGACCTGCAGGAGCGCCGCCGCACCGGCAACATGACGGGCGCCGAGCTGGCCCGGTACCAGCGCATCCCCACCGACGAGAGCGAGGCGCAGACGCTCGCCTCGGCCGACCTGGACGGGATCAAGA gtcacCGTTTCGAGGATGTCCCCGGTGTGCGCCGTCACCTGGTCAGGAAGAGCACCAAGGGCCAAGTGGTGCACATCAGCAAGGACCACAAGGAGCCCAGCACCCGCAGCCGAAAACTGGACCGCACCCCGCACGAG CCGCCGGCGTCGTTCCGCtcgtcgtcctcctcttcctcgccggGCAGGATGGTCCTGCTGGATTTCACCGGCCGCCTGGCTCGCCGTCAGAAG GTGTTCGTGGAGCTGAACGAGCTGATCATGGACAAGAACCAGGAGATGCAGTGGCGGGAGACGGCGCGCTGGATCAAGTTCGAGGAGGACGTGGAGGAGGAGACGGACCGCTGGGGCAAGCCCCACGTGGCCTCCCTCAGCTTCCGCAGCCTGCTGGAGCTCCGCAAGACCATCTCTCACG GGGCGGTCCTCCTGGACCTAGACCAGAAGTCCCTGCCTGGGATCGCGCACCAGGTGGTGGAGCAGATGATCATCTCGGACCAGATCAAGGCGGAGGACCGCGCCAATGTCCTGCGGGCCCTGCTGCTCAAGCACAG TCACCCGAGCGACGAGAAGGACCACGGCAGCGGCTTCCCGCGCAACATCTCGGCGGCCAGCCTGGGCTCGCTCATGGTGCACCACCACAGCGCCAACCACATCGCCCAGACCGAGCCGTCCGTCACCGACCCCCTCATGGGCACCGGCGGCGGCATCGGGTCCGAGACCGACGCCCGCATCGACATGGAGAAGAACGAG AAGGAGATGCCGCCGGTGTTGGGCATGCACCGCTCCAAATCCAAACACGAGCtgaagctgctggagaagatccCCGAGAACGCTGAGGCCACCGTCGTCCTCGTGG GCAGCGTGGACTTCCTGGATCAGCCCACCATGGCCTTTGTGCGGCTGCAGGAGGCCGTGCTGCTGGAGTCGGTTCTGGAGGTGCCGGTACCGGTCCGCTTCATCTTCGTCCTGCTGGGGCCCCCCAGCACCAGCATGGACTACCACCAGATCGGCCGCTCCATCTCCACTCTGATGTCCGACAAG CACTTCCACGAGGCGGCCTACCTGGCGGACGACCGGCAGGACCTGCTGAACGCCATCAACAGCTTCCTGGACTGCAGCATCGTGCTGCCCCCGTCCGAGGTGGGCGGGGAGGAGCTGCTCCGGTCGGTGGCCCGCTTCCAGCGGGAGATGCTCCGcaagagggaggagcaggaggtcaAGCTGCTGGCCAAGGAGCCCAAGAGTCCCGAAGACAAAG CTCTCCTCGCGCCCTTCAAGCCCGGGGATGACCCGCTGAAGCGGACGGGTCGCCCGTTCGGGGGCGTCATCCGGGACGCCCGCCGCCGCTACCCCAAGTACCTCAGCGACTTCAAGGACGCCATGAACGCCCAGTGCATGGCCGCCGTCATCTTCATCTACTTCGCCGCCCTGTCGCCCGCCATCACGTTCGGGGGGCTCCTGG GCGAGAAGACGGACGGGCTGATCGGCGTGTCAGAGCTGATCATAGCCACGGCCCTGCAGGGCGTGATCTTCAGTATTATCGGGGCCAACCCCATGCTGATCGTGGGCTTCTCCGGCCCCGTGCTGGTGTTCGAGGAGGCCTTCTTTTCC TTCTGCACGGCCAATGGCATGGAGTACCTGACGGGCCGGGTCTGGATCGGGTTCTGGCTCATCATCATCGTGGTCCTCATGGTGGCCTTCGAGGGCAGCTTCCTGGTCTGCTACGTGTCCCGCTTCACGCAGGAGATCTTCGCCTTCCTCATCTCCCTCATCTTCATCTACGAGACCTTCTCCAAGCTGGGcaag ATCTTCCAGGAGCACCCGCTCCAGCGCTGTTCCCTGGACAACGGCACGGCTGACAATAACACAGGAATCCCGTTGCCGGGCAACGGCACCGACGCGGGCCCCCCCGCCAAGGTGCGGGGCGAGCCGAACACCGCCCTCCTGTCCCTGGTGCTCATGTCCGGGACGTTCTTCATCGCGTTCTACCTGCGCAAGTTCAAGAACAGCGCCTTCTTCCCCGGCAGG ATCCGGAGGGTGATCGGAGATTTCGGGGTCCCCATCGCCATCCTGATCATGGTCCTGGTGGACTACAGCATACGGGACATCTACAGCCAG AAACTGAGCGTGCCCAGCGGCTTCTCGGTGACCAGCCCGGAGAAGCGCGGCTGGGTGATCAACCCGCTGGGGTCGGACGGCCAGTTCCCCATCTGGATGATGGCTGCCAGCATCCTGCCGGCGCTGCTGGTGTTCATCCTCATCTTCATGGAGACGCAGATCACCTC GCTGATAGTCAGTAAGAAGGAGAGGATGCTCGTCAAGGGCACGGGCTTCCACCTGGACCTGATGATCATCGTCACCGTGGGCGGGATCTCCTCGCTCTTCGGCCTGCCCTGGCTGGCCGCCGCCACCGTGCGCTCCGTCACCCACGTCAACGCGCTCACCGTCATGAGCAAGGCCGTCGCCCCCGGCGACAAGCCCCGCATTCAGGAGGTCAAGGAGCAGCGGGTGACCGGGCTGCTTGTTGCCATCTTAGTGG GCCTGTCCATCGTGATCGGGGACCTCCTGCGGCAGATCCCCCTCGCGGTGCTGTTCGGCATCTTCCTCTACATGGGCGTGATGTCACTCAACGGCATCCAGCTGACCGAGcgcatgctgctgctgctcatgcCCCCCAAGTACCACCCCGACCACACCTACGTGCGCAAG GTGCGGACGCTGCGCATGCACCTGTTCACCGGGATCCAGATGGTGTGCCTGGCCGTGCTGTGGGCGGTCATGTCCACCGTGGCCTCCCTGGCCTTCCCCTTCGTTCTCATCCTCACCGTCCCCATAAAGATGTTCCTGATGCAACGCATCTTCACTCCCCGCGAGATGCAATGT CTGGACGCCGATGATGCAGAGCCCACGTTCGATGAGAAGGAGGGGCAGGACGAGTACACTGAGATGCACATGCCGGTTTAA
- the LOC135260731 gene encoding anion exchange protein 2-like isoform X3, translating to MDFLYSLKPVPVSPPPRVAGREEEEERDLNKALGVERFQQILHPAPRGPAEQHRVYNEEDFEYHRHSSHHIHHPLSKHLAPDGRKKKGNKKKKGAGRRRGSASSSAATIEEDEEEDEAEEESCSQHDGEGHPTTPTPDTDTDTQTGEVQFFVSEDDHSSSSASKSGTRTPPRRLDIVPESALRKDSIPEDATPTDEPEPAPSHHKDSNGLSSPAPGPAPAPVPAPPASPRSLASASPPARGSASSVSKLGLAGRSYDLQERRRTGNMTGAELARYQRIPTDESEAQTLASADLDGIKSHRFEDVPGVRRHLVRKSTKGQVVHISKDHKEPSTRSRKLDRTPHEVFVELNELIMDKNQEMQWRETARWIKFEEDVEEETDRWGKPHVASLSFRSLLELRKTISHGAVLLDLDQKSLPGIAHQVVEQMIISDQIKAEDRANVLRALLLKHSHPSDEKDHGSGFPRNISAASLGSLMVHHHSANHIAQTEPSVTDPLMGTGGGIGSETDARIDMEKNEKEMPPVLGMHRSKSKHELKLLEKIPENAEATVVLVGSVDFLDQPTMAFVRLQEAVLLESVLEVPVPVRFIFVLLGPPSTSMDYHQIGRSISTLMSDKHFHEAAYLADDRQDLLNAINSFLDCSIVLPPSEVGGEELLRSVARFQREMLRKREEQEVKLLAKEPKSPEDKALLAPFKPGDDPLKRTGRPFGGVIRDARRRYPKYLSDFKDAMNAQCMAAVIFIYFAALSPAITFGGLLGEKTDGLIGVSELIIATALQGVIFSIIGANPMLIVGFSGPVLVFEEAFFSFCTANGMEYLTGRVWIGFWLIIIVVLMVAFEGSFLVCYVSRFTQEIFAFLISLIFIYETFSKLGKIFQEHPLQRCSLDNGTADNNTGIPLPGNGTDAGPPAKVRGEPNTALLSLVLMSGTFFIAFYLRKFKNSAFFPGRIRRVIGDFGVPIAILIMVLVDYSIRDIYSQKLSVPSGFSVTSPEKRGWVINPLGSDGQFPIWMMAASILPALLVFILIFMETQITSLIVSKKERMLVKGTGFHLDLMIIVTVGGISSLFGLPWLAAATVRSVTHVNALTVMSKAVAPGDKPRIQEVKEQRVTGLLVAILVGLSIVIGDLLRQIPLAVLFGIFLYMGVMSLNGIQLTERMLLLLMPPKYHPDHTYVRKVRTLRMHLFTGIQMVCLAVLWAVMSTVASLAFPFVLILTVPIKMFLMQRIFTPREMQCLDADDAEPTFDEKEGQDEYTEMHMPV from the exons ATGGATTTCCTGTACAGTTTAAAG CCGGTGCCGGTGTCCCCGCCCCCGCGCGTCGCCGggcgtgaggaagaggaggagcgagACCTGAACAAGGCCCTCGGGGTGGAGCGCTTCCAGCAGATCctgcaccccgccccccgcgggCCCGCCGAGCAGCACCGCGTCTACAACGAGGAGGACTTTGAGT ACCACCGGCACTCCTCCCACCACATCCACCACCCGCTGTCCAAGCACCTGGCCCCCGACGGGCGCAAGAAGAAGGgcaacaagaagaagaagggggcggggcggaggaggggctCGGCCAGCAGCAGCGCCGCCACCatcgaggaggacgaggaggaggacgaggctGAGGAAGAGTCCTGCAGCCAGCACGACGGGGAGGGGCACCCGACCACGCCCACGCCCGACACCGACACCGACACTCAGACCGGGGAGGTGCAG TTCTTTGTTTCAGAAGACGACCACTCTTCCTCCTCAGCCAGTAAGTCTGGCACCCGCACACCCCCACGCCGCCTGGACATCGTGCCTGAATCGGCCCTGAGAAAGGACAGCATCCCAGAAGATGCCACACCCACAGA CGAGCCAGAGCCGGCGCCGTCCCACCACAAGGACAGCAACGGGCTGTCCagcccggcccccggccccgcccccgcccccgtcccggcGCCGCCTGCCTCCCCGCGCTCCCTGGCCTCGgccagcccccccgcccgcggCTCGGCCTCCTCCGTCTCCAAACTCGGGCTGGCGGGGCGCAGCTACGACCTGCAGGAGCGCCGCCGCACCGGCAACATGACGGGCGCCGAGCTGGCCCGGTACCAGCGCATCCCCACCGACGAGAGCGAGGCGCAGACGCTCGCCTCGGCCGACCTGGACGGGATCAAGA gtcacCGTTTCGAGGATGTCCCCGGTGTGCGCCGTCACCTGGTCAGGAAGAGCACCAAGGGCCAAGTGGTGCACATCAGCAAGGACCACAAGGAGCCCAGCACCCGCAGCCGAAAACTGGACCGCACCCCGCACGAG GTGTTCGTGGAGCTGAACGAGCTGATCATGGACAAGAACCAGGAGATGCAGTGGCGGGAGACGGCGCGCTGGATCAAGTTCGAGGAGGACGTGGAGGAGGAGACGGACCGCTGGGGCAAGCCCCACGTGGCCTCCCTCAGCTTCCGCAGCCTGCTGGAGCTCCGCAAGACCATCTCTCACG GGGCGGTCCTCCTGGACCTAGACCAGAAGTCCCTGCCTGGGATCGCGCACCAGGTGGTGGAGCAGATGATCATCTCGGACCAGATCAAGGCGGAGGACCGCGCCAATGTCCTGCGGGCCCTGCTGCTCAAGCACAG TCACCCGAGCGACGAGAAGGACCACGGCAGCGGCTTCCCGCGCAACATCTCGGCGGCCAGCCTGGGCTCGCTCATGGTGCACCACCACAGCGCCAACCACATCGCCCAGACCGAGCCGTCCGTCACCGACCCCCTCATGGGCACCGGCGGCGGCATCGGGTCCGAGACCGACGCCCGCATCGACATGGAGAAGAACGAG AAGGAGATGCCGCCGGTGTTGGGCATGCACCGCTCCAAATCCAAACACGAGCtgaagctgctggagaagatccCCGAGAACGCTGAGGCCACCGTCGTCCTCGTGG GCAGCGTGGACTTCCTGGATCAGCCCACCATGGCCTTTGTGCGGCTGCAGGAGGCCGTGCTGCTGGAGTCGGTTCTGGAGGTGCCGGTACCGGTCCGCTTCATCTTCGTCCTGCTGGGGCCCCCCAGCACCAGCATGGACTACCACCAGATCGGCCGCTCCATCTCCACTCTGATGTCCGACAAG CACTTCCACGAGGCGGCCTACCTGGCGGACGACCGGCAGGACCTGCTGAACGCCATCAACAGCTTCCTGGACTGCAGCATCGTGCTGCCCCCGTCCGAGGTGGGCGGGGAGGAGCTGCTCCGGTCGGTGGCCCGCTTCCAGCGGGAGATGCTCCGcaagagggaggagcaggaggtcaAGCTGCTGGCCAAGGAGCCCAAGAGTCCCGAAGACAAAG CTCTCCTCGCGCCCTTCAAGCCCGGGGATGACCCGCTGAAGCGGACGGGTCGCCCGTTCGGGGGCGTCATCCGGGACGCCCGCCGCCGCTACCCCAAGTACCTCAGCGACTTCAAGGACGCCATGAACGCCCAGTGCATGGCCGCCGTCATCTTCATCTACTTCGCCGCCCTGTCGCCCGCCATCACGTTCGGGGGGCTCCTGG GCGAGAAGACGGACGGGCTGATCGGCGTGTCAGAGCTGATCATAGCCACGGCCCTGCAGGGCGTGATCTTCAGTATTATCGGGGCCAACCCCATGCTGATCGTGGGCTTCTCCGGCCCCGTGCTGGTGTTCGAGGAGGCCTTCTTTTCC TTCTGCACGGCCAATGGCATGGAGTACCTGACGGGCCGGGTCTGGATCGGGTTCTGGCTCATCATCATCGTGGTCCTCATGGTGGCCTTCGAGGGCAGCTTCCTGGTCTGCTACGTGTCCCGCTTCACGCAGGAGATCTTCGCCTTCCTCATCTCCCTCATCTTCATCTACGAGACCTTCTCCAAGCTGGGcaag ATCTTCCAGGAGCACCCGCTCCAGCGCTGTTCCCTGGACAACGGCACGGCTGACAATAACACAGGAATCCCGTTGCCGGGCAACGGCACCGACGCGGGCCCCCCCGCCAAGGTGCGGGGCGAGCCGAACACCGCCCTCCTGTCCCTGGTGCTCATGTCCGGGACGTTCTTCATCGCGTTCTACCTGCGCAAGTTCAAGAACAGCGCCTTCTTCCCCGGCAGG ATCCGGAGGGTGATCGGAGATTTCGGGGTCCCCATCGCCATCCTGATCATGGTCCTGGTGGACTACAGCATACGGGACATCTACAGCCAG AAACTGAGCGTGCCCAGCGGCTTCTCGGTGACCAGCCCGGAGAAGCGCGGCTGGGTGATCAACCCGCTGGGGTCGGACGGCCAGTTCCCCATCTGGATGATGGCTGCCAGCATCCTGCCGGCGCTGCTGGTGTTCATCCTCATCTTCATGGAGACGCAGATCACCTC GCTGATAGTCAGTAAGAAGGAGAGGATGCTCGTCAAGGGCACGGGCTTCCACCTGGACCTGATGATCATCGTCACCGTGGGCGGGATCTCCTCGCTCTTCGGCCTGCCCTGGCTGGCCGCCGCCACCGTGCGCTCCGTCACCCACGTCAACGCGCTCACCGTCATGAGCAAGGCCGTCGCCCCCGGCGACAAGCCCCGCATTCAGGAGGTCAAGGAGCAGCGGGTGACCGGGCTGCTTGTTGCCATCTTAGTGG GCCTGTCCATCGTGATCGGGGACCTCCTGCGGCAGATCCCCCTCGCGGTGCTGTTCGGCATCTTCCTCTACATGGGCGTGATGTCACTCAACGGCATCCAGCTGACCGAGcgcatgctgctgctgctcatgcCCCCCAAGTACCACCCCGACCACACCTACGTGCGCAAG GTGCGGACGCTGCGCATGCACCTGTTCACCGGGATCCAGATGGTGTGCCTGGCCGTGCTGTGGGCGGTCATGTCCACCGTGGCCTCCCTGGCCTTCCCCTTCGTTCTCATCCTCACCGTCCCCATAAAGATGTTCCTGATGCAACGCATCTTCACTCCCCGCGAGATGCAATGT CTGGACGCCGATGATGCAGAGCCCACGTTCGATGAGAAGGAGGGGCAGGACGAGTACACTGAGATGCACATGCCGGTTTAA